TCGCGCCGTTCGGGAAATCGCGGGTTCGAATGAAATCTGTGAACTCGCCGTAGCCGTCACGGATATGGTAGACCTGCGGAAGTTCGAGCTCGCGCGCAAGGTCGTACTGCGCTTTCATTGCCTGCATTTGAAGTTCGCGCGGACTGCCCTCGCGGTGGAAGTCGAGCCCGAACTCGCCTATCGCAACTACCTTTTTGTTCTTTGCAAGCTCAGCTAAGATTTTAAGGTTTTCGGGCGTGACCGTTTCGGGATAGTACGGGTGAACGCCCACCGTCGCGTAGATATTGCCGTGGTTATCCGCAAGCTTCACGCATTGCCGCGAAGTCGGTACGTCGCACCCTACGCATACTATATATTCGAGCTTGTCCTTTTTCATGCCGTCGATAATGGTTTGCGCGCCGCCCTCTGGCAGAAAAAGTTCGTCGTAAATATGCGCGTGACTGTCTATCAGCATATCTTATCTCCCGCTTCGCCGCTGGGCTCGACAAGCTTAGGCAAGCCGTCCGCGCCGACCGCGCACAAGAGCATACCCTCAGACATTATTCCGCACAGCTTGGCGGGTTTGAGGTTGGCGACGAGCGCGGCGGTCTTACCGACGAGATCCTCGGGCGCGTACGCCTGCGCAATGCCGGAAACTATCGTTCTGCGCCTTTGCCCGTCGAACACGGTAAGCTTCAAAAGCTTTTTCGCCTTTTCCACCTTTTCGCAAGCCTCGATCTTTACCACGCGAAGCTCGGTCTTGAAAAAGTCGTCGATCGTTATTTCGGCAGGCTGCTCGTCCGTCTTTTCCTCGGCGGGCGCTTTCTTATTTTCCTTTTCGGCTATTTCTTCCAATTCTTTAAGCTCCTTTTTGATGTCGAGCCTGTTCAGTATGGGCTCGATCTCGGTCGTGGCGTAGCTCTTTACAACACCGTACTTCGCGTTATCGAAGTTCTCGGGCACGGGCAAGCCCAGACCGAAGAATATGCGCTTGGGGTAG
The window above is part of the Clostridiales bacterium genome. Proteins encoded here:
- a CDS encoding TatD family hydrolase — protein: MLIDSHAHIYDELFLPEGGAQTIIDGMKKDKLEYIVCVGCDVPTSRQCVKLADNHGNIYATVGVHPYYPETVTPENLKILAELAKNKKVVAIGEFGLDFHREGSPRELQMQAMKAQYDLARELELPQVYHIRDGYGEFTDFIRTRDFPNGAILHCFSSSAEVAEIAVKKGFYVSFSGTLTYRNAKNLHRAAEAVPLDRLLVETDSPYLVPAGAETELNYPRNVALVAKKLAELKGVSYAEIEKATNANTKRAFNIE